A region of Solanum dulcamara chromosome 7, daSolDulc1.2, whole genome shotgun sequence DNA encodes the following proteins:
- the LOC129894298 gene encoding ATP synthase subunit gamma, mitochondrial, translating into MAMAALRREGRRFATPLISPNPANVLRSSLIPSEEPVLSGVRCISTQVVRNRMKSVKNIQKITKAMKMVAASKLRAIQTRAENSRGLWQPFTALLGDTPSVDVKKNVVVTISADKGLCGGINSTSVKISRAMHKLNSGPEKENKYVVLGEKAKAQLVRDSKKDIELIMTELQKNPLNYTQVSVIADDILKNVEFDALRIVYNKFQSVVSFLPTVSTVLSPEVVEREAQSGKLGDLDSYEVEGAETMAEVLQNLTEFQFSCVMFNAVLENATSEQGARMSAMDSSSRNAGDMLDRLTLTYNRTRQASITTELIEIISGASALEG; encoded by the exons ATGGCCATGGCTGCGTTGAGGCGTGAGGGAAGGCGTTTTGCCACACCTCTGATTTCTCCCAATCCTGCCAATGTTCTTCGTTCTTCTCTCATTCCTTCCGA GGAACCAGTCTTGTCAGGAGTTCGATGTATTTCAACTCAAGTTG TCAGAAACAGGATGAAGAGTGTTAAAAATATCCAGAAGATTACAAAGGCTATGAAGATGGTTGCTGCTTCAAAGCTTAGAGCTATTCAAACTAGAGCTGAAAATTCACGTGGCCTATGGCAGCCATTTACTGCACTTCTTGGTGACACTCCTA GTGTTGATGTCAAAAAGAATGTTGTTGTTACCATTTCCGCAGACAAAGGTCTTTGTGGTGGAATCAATTCTACATCTGTCAAGATAAGCAGGGCTATGCATAAGTTGAATTCTG GTCCTGAAAAGGAAAATAAGTATGTCGTCTTGGGGGAAAAGGCAAAGGCTCAGCTGGTGCGAGATTCGAAAAAGGACATTGAACTGATCATGACTGAGTTGCAGAAAAATCCTCTTAACTACACACAG GTTTCTGTGATTGCAGATGACATCTTGAAGAATGTCGAATTTGATGCACTGAGGATTGTTTATAATAAATTCCAGTCAGTTGTCTCATTTTTGCCAACAGTGTCCACTGTACTATCTCCAGAG GTTGTGGAGAGGGAAGCTCAATCTGGAAAGCTTGGAGATTTGGATTCTTATGAAGTTGAAGGTGCTGAGACAATGGCTGAAGTTCTTCAGAACCTAACTGAATTTCAGTTTTCATGC GTTATGTTCAATGCAGTTCTAGAGAATGCTACTAGTGAGCAAGGAGCAAGAATGTCTGCTATGGATAGTTCCAGCAGAAATGCTGGTGACATGCTTGATCGTCTCACTCTTACTTACAACAG AACCCGCCAAGCATCTATCACCACAGAACTGATAGAGATCATATCAGGAGCATCAGCACTGGAGGGTTAA